The Torulaspora delbrueckii CBS 1146 chromosome 1, complete genome DNA segment CGATAAGAAGAGATAGGTATAATATACCTATTTGTATAGTCGGTAACTTCATACCTATATCATAAAGAGAACAGAATTGCTCATTACGTCTTAATCTCATGGTCGTCATTatacttttcaattgtcgttaaagaagaatattcgtaatttttcaaatcagGGCAGTTCCTTCTTATCAAATTGTAAATCACTGCTCCTGGTCCCATGGAAACAGACTCTTCAAGTTGGCCCTTCAAGTCCTCATTGATTGTATTGTAACACATGGTGAATTGAACTGTATTGCTACTGCATTTGACAAACCGCTCTAGCGCATGGTGCACCAATGTAGAGATTTGGCCATCCAGATTGGCTATTATCGGTGACTCCAATTCTGTAAACGTATTGGTAtggtttttcttcagtaTCTGCCAAATATATTCGTACAATTGCCCATGAGCAGGCCCCAACACAGCACTGTTGTGGAACGGAATATTGAAAGGGTTTGTCAATTCTGTAATTCTGAGTAACGGAAACCGCAAATGCAATTCTGTTCTAAGTGACTCCAGGTCTTCCACGAGCCCCGTCACGACACACTGCTTCACAGAATTAGCATTCGCAATGGAAACAGTTTGGATCGGCAAAGACGAGAGTAGTTGTTTGACCTCCTGAGGTAAGTCAGTGGCTCGTGGAGACGACAGAGCCCACATCTCAAAGAGCGACGACCGACTAATCCTATGCGCATGTAGGTACTTCTCCGTACACCTAACCATCAGCTCATTTCTATAGTTGGCAATGTCAAAAAGATCCCTCAATGAGAACAGCGAGTTGGCACTCAAACAGGTCAATTCCCCTAAAGAGTGTCCCAACAAGATCTCCTGTCCTGAATCTTCTCGCACACTTGACCTGTACAAGTCATAGTACAATTTCGAACACACTGCTATGCTACCGGGGCTCGATGGGTTCTGCAACACGTATTGCAACAAATCATCAGATCCTTTACCGTTCCTTTCGAGCACATTTTGAAATTCCTTGGATTTATTTCTGATCACAGACTTCAACACTGGTATAGCAATAGGTGTACCCTGTCCAGGGAACGTTATTAATCGCATTGTCCACTTATTTCCCGTCCCAAAGAGTGGCAACTCATCGCTTAAAGGTCTATTCTTGatgtattttttttcaagaacgaTCGCAGTTTAAATTGCGAGTTATTTACTTACTTTCATTGCCTTATAGAAATTCACAGTAGCTGCGTCTTATTACTCATGCAAGACCCTAGCAGGCTCTAGTTCCAGCTCTTGATTACGATCTACAACCCCAAATTTTTCGCTATGTGACAGGACACAAACACAAGAGCGATTTTCCAAGAGATAACTATACTCTATGGTACGTCAATTGAACTATCTGGAGGCCTTTCAACCTTTGATTGGATAGTCTTTTGTTTGACTCCATTGACTCAtttttctcaatttttaCACTGCAAAATTTTCAGTCATTCACTTAGCGCATCGGAAAGATATCAATAATGAAAAGATATCGATTAGTATAAGAAAGGACCTTTGATAAAACGTTCCTGGAGTTTGTTTCTAGGTTCTTAGAAGATTGAGAAGCGCTAGAGATGTCTGAACCGCAACCATTACCATTTTTCTACCAGTTCGTGGCCGGAGCCGTTGCCGGTATCTCGGAGATTCTGGTTATGTACCCATTGGATGTGGTGAAGACCAGAATGCAATTGCAAGTCGGTGGAGCAGCTACTGGAGCAGCTGCCCAGGAACACTACACTGGTGTGGTGGACTGTATTCGTAAAATCGTCGCTAAAGAAGGTGCTTCGCGTCTTTACAAAGGTATTTCTTCTCCAGTGTTGATGGAAGCTCCAAAGAGAGCTACTAAGTTTGCCTGTAACgatgaatttcaaaaaatttacAAGCGTGAGTTTGGTGTAGCTCAATTGACACAACCTTTGTCAGTGCTGAGTGGTGCATCCGCTGGTATCTGTGAGGCTTTTGTCGTTGTGCCATTTGAGCTGGTCAAGATTAGATTGCAAGACTCTAGATCGAATTACAAGGGACCCGTGGATGTTGTGAAACAGATTATCGCCAAAGAAGGTGTGTTGGCAATGTACAATGGTTTAGAATCCACCATGTGGAGACATGCAGTGTGGAATTCCGGATATTTCGGTATTATCTTCCAAGCTAGAGGTTTGTTACCAAAGCCTGAGAACAAGATGCAAAAGACCAGAAACGATCTGATCGCTGGTACTATCGGTGGTACTGTTGGTTCTTTGCTAAGCACTCCATTCGATGTGGTTAAATCCAGAATTCAAAACACCGCAGTCATTGCCGGTGTGGTCAGAAAATACAA contains these protein-coding regions:
- the MCT1 gene encoding [acyl-carrier-protein] S-malonyltransferase (similar to Saccharomyces cerevisiae MCT1 (YOR221C); ancestral locus Anc_8.643) — translated: MRLITFPGQGTPIAIPVLKSVIRNKSKEFQNVLERNGKGSDDLLQYVLQNPSSPGSIAVCSKLYYDLYRSSVREDSGQEILLGHSLGELTCLSANSLFSLRDLFDIANYRNELMVRCTEKYLHAHRISRSSLFEMWALSSPRATDLPQEVKQLLSSLPIQTVSIANANSVKQCVVTGLVEDLESLRTELHLRFPLLRITELTNPFNIPFHNSAVLGPAHGQLYEYIWQILKKNHTNTFTELESPIIANLDGQISTLVHHALERFVKCSSNTVQFTMCYNTINEDLKGQLEESVSMGPGAVIYNLIRRNCPDLKNYEYSSLTTIEKYNDDHEIKT
- the ODC2 gene encoding mitochondrial 2-oxodicarboxylate carrier (similar to Saccharomyces cerevisiae ODC2 (YOR222W) and ODC1 (YPL134C); ancestral locus Anc_8.644): MSEPQPLPFFYQFVAGAVAGISEILVMYPLDVVKTRMQLQVGGAATGAAAQEHYTGVVDCIRKIVAKEGASRLYKGISSPVLMEAPKRATKFACNDEFQKIYKREFGVAQLTQPLSVLSGASAGICEAFVVVPFELVKIRLQDSRSNYKGPVDVVKQIIAKEGVLAMYNGLESTMWRHAVWNSGYFGIIFQARGLLPKPENKMQKTRNDLIAGTIGGTVGSLLSTPFDVVKSRIQNTAVIAGVVRKYNWSWPSLFIVYREEGFKALYKGFVPKVLRLGPGGGILLVVFTEVTDFFRKMKNI